GCTTTTGGATCAATATGCCATGGGGTATTTCAGAAATTTCAAAGACGGAGATTACTCTTTAGAAACCGAATTATTTTATAAAAATGTTCAAAATCGTATTGACTATATTGACGGTGCTGATGTCTTGGCTAACAACAATGTTGAGCAGGTTATTCTAAACGGAAAAGCAAGATCTTATGGTTTAGAATTGTTATTCAGAAAAAATACAGGCGTTTTCACTGGGTGGGTTTCTTATACTTTATCTAGAGCCGAACAAAAAACGCCAGGAAGAACTCCCGAAGAACCGGGTATTGCAAACGGCGACTGGTATTTATCTGGTTACGACAAACTGCATAATTTGAGCATTGTTGGAAGTTATGAACTGAACCCGAAATGGTCTTTTAATGGAAATTTCACGTTACAGTCTGGTCAGCCGGTAACGTATGCAAATGGCTATTATGAAATGGGAGGCATTCATATTCCGAATTATTCTTTGAGAAACGAAAATAGATTACCGCTTTTCCACCACTTAGATGTTGCGGCAACTTACACTCCAAAACCAGACAAAAAGAAAGGTTGGCAGAGCTATTGGGTATTTAGCCTTTATAATATTTACAACAGAAAAAATGCGGCTTCTATGAGTTTTACAACCAATGAAGATACAGGAGCAAATGAAACCAGAAGGCTTTCTATTTTCGGAATTGTACCTGGAGTTTCTTATAATTTTAAATTTTAATGCTATGAATAAATTGAAAAAATATACCCTAATGAACAGAGCACTAGCATTACTAAGTCTTCTTTTTGTTTTTTCTTTTGCTTCTTGCGAAGATGTAGTCAATCTAGATCTAGAAACTGGCGAAACGAAACTGGTTATCGATGCCGAAATTATCTGGAAAAAAGGAACTGATGGAAAGGAGCAAACTATAAAAATTAGTAAAACAGCTCCTTACTACAACAATTCTACGCCAAAAGTTTCTGGTGCGCAAGTACGAGTAGAAAACAGTAATGGAGATGTTTTTACCTTTAACGAAACTGAGGCAGGAGTTTACAAATGCACCAATTTTATTCCTGTAATCGATGCCGATTATAAATTATTTATTGATGCCGAAGGGCAAAGTTTTACCGCAACAGAAAAGTTAACTTCTGCAACTCCGATTAATAAAATTGAACAAAAAATTGTTCCTGATTTTGGAGGAGAAGATGTTATAGAATTGACTTTTTATTACAACGATCCAGCAGATCAGGTTAATTTTTATGTAACCGATTATCAAAGCGAATTCCTGATTTATCCTGAATATGAGATTACAAATGATGAATTTTACAACGGAAACGAAATCAGTACAAGATATTCTCATGAAGATATGAAACCAGGAAATACGGTAAAAATTACGCATAGAGGCGTTTCTAAAAACTTCTTCAATTACTGGAAATTAATTTTGGAAGCTTCCAGTTCAAATCCTTTTTCTGTTCCTCCAGGAAACATTAGAGGAAATATTATAAATACTTCTGATGCTAATAATTTTGCCTTTGGGTATTTTAGACTTTGTGAAGCAGATCAGATTGATTATTTACTGAAATAAAAATGGTTATCCATAAAAACACAAAAGCCTTAAACGAGAATGTTTAAGGCTTTTGTATTTTCCAATCCTCTTTATTTATTTGATATACAAAATTCAATTTCGGTTTTTCGCCAAAATAAGCCACTTCTTCTTCCGCAACTTTTTTGGCTCCTACTCTAGAGATTGCAACTTGTGATCTGATATTTTCTGAACCAATATGAAATTTCACTTTCGAAACATATTGAAAAAGATAATCCAGCATCGTATTTTTCACACTTAAGTTAAACCCTTTTCCCCAGCACGAAACAGCATAAAAAGTATAGCCTATAAAAATGCTGTCGTCTTCTTGATCAAAATCGTAAAATCGGGTGCTTCCAACAACTTCTTCTGTTTCTTTGTTTATTATTTTAAAAGCGCCTTTACTTTTCATGGCTCCTTCAAAAAAATTTTCAAAGACTTCTTTTTTCCATCTGTCTTTATTAGGATGCTGTTCCCAAATTTTAGGATCTGAAGCTGCTTTATATAAATCATCAAAATCTTTTTCTTCTAAAGGATATAGAATACAAAGATCATTTTCTAACACGGGTTGTAAATTAAAAATCATAGTTTTATTGTTATAATACCAATTCTTCAAAAATAGGATCCTGCAAAAGTGAAGCATACAAAGATTCTAAAGCATATTTAGAACCATGTATCTGCCATTCTAAAACTACATGATCCAAATTACGGCGCTGTGTCAATAATTTTGATTTTACACCATAGGCCGAAAAAAGTTCCTTACATCTTGCATGACCATCATCAGAACGTTTAAAGGTTATTCGAAGAGTTTTATGTTCGTTAATGAAATCTATTTTATTCTGAAGAAAGGTAAGCAGCGTAAGAATCGAAAGAATCATCAATGCCGCACAAGCCGATGCAAAATAATAGCCCGCTCCTACTCCCATACTTACCGCTGCAACCGACCATATTGTTGCGGCTGTTGTAATGCCCGAAACATGGCTATCTGATCTAAAGATTACTCCCGCACAAAGAAAACCTAAACCTGTAACAATATTAGAAGCTATACGATCCGGATTTCCTGGTCCGCCAATCCATTCTGACATCAAGGTAAAGAAACAAGCTCCGACCGATATCATTATTGTGGTGCGAAGCCCAGCGGCTTTTCCTCTATATTCTCTTTCGGCACCAATTAGAGCTCCCCAAAACGCTGCTAAAAGCAATCTTATGATGATTTCGATTTCCATTTAAGTCTTGTGTTTTTTCAAATTAAAATTAAGGAAAAAACATAAAAAAAACCTCCAAAATCAAAAATGACTTTGAAGGTTTTACTTTATTGAATTTTTGAATAGCACAGAATATACTTTAAGCCAGATGGCGCATTTAGTTGTTTATAAAAGTCTTTCGGCTTTTAGTACTTTTTATGTTAGTGCATTATATGGAGAAGCTTAGGGTTCAGAAATGAGGTTTAAACCTCTTTCTGAGATGAATTTTGAACTTTTAACTTTTGTTGAAGTTTTTTTTATTTTTATCGAAATTTGTTCAATATGTGAAGATAAAGTTTTTAATTTTTATGTGAACCTATAATTGGCATTAATTCTTTCGCTAACTCTACTTCAAGAACACTTATTAAAGCTTCCATTCCCTTATCCAAAACGATATAATTTAGTTTTAAATTACCATATTTGGTAACATCATACCAATAAGTAAGTTGCAAACTCACAGTTTTATTATTTACTGAATGTCCTAAATGATTTACAAAACGATAATGAAAATTCTTCTTCACCTTGCCTACATAAAGAGTATTTGAATTTTTATTATATGTTTTTGGTAAAAAAGAAAGCCCTCTTCCTGCTGTATTAATTTTTATATATTCAAAATCAAATTTCAATTCTTCTTCTTTAAATTTTTCCTTATCAAAAGTAAACCAATATAAAACTGGTTTATCTTTACAAAGACTTTTATACAATTCATTAAATTCTTTGGATTTTGAAAATTTCTTTGCACTTCTAAATGTTTCATGAAGATGACTTTCATTAATATCTATTGTCTTTATTAATTCGCTATTATTTAATTCTTGTAGACAAGATTGAAGATTTAAAATTTGCTTTTCAATTAAAGATGTTATTTTATTTATCATTTTTTATTTATTTTTCTACTCTACAACTAAGTTTAAGACTTTTTGATGATATAAACTTAAAATATTTTCAGAAAAATAATCTATTTTTGAATATCGGAACAAATCACAATCAAAATGGATAAATATAAAATAGTTATTGAAGAATTATTAAAATTTAGAAATGAAAGAGATTGGGAACAGTTCCATGATTCTAAAAATTTAGCATTAGCTATATCAATTGAAGCTGCCGAATTAAACGAACTTTTTTTGTGGAAAAAAGATTCTGAATCAGAAAATATAAATATTGAAAAAATTAAAGAAGAATTAGCAGATATACTTTCCTATTCCTTTTTGCTCGCTGAGAAACATAACCTTAATGTTTTTGATATAGTTTTAGATAAAATTAAATTAAATGCTGAGAAATATCCTGTAGAAAAAGCAAAAGGAACTGCAAAAAAATACAATGAATTATGAGTTCAAATCAATTATTTTCAATTGAAAGATATGATTTCGATTCTAATCTATTTGCAGAATTTCAAAGACTTCACTCAGTACAGGACTTATGGCCTCTTGTCTATATTTTAAGTGACAATATTTCAAAAGAAATTTATATTGGAGAAACAACTGATGCTTTTGCCAGAATGTATAATCATTTAAAAAACAGCACTAAAAACAAATTAACCCTTCTTCATTTAATAACCAGCGAAAAATTCAATAAATCGGCTACTTTAGATATTGAATCTAATCTTATTAAATATATTTCTGGCGATGGTTTGTTTAAACTAATCAATGGGAATATAGGTTTAGCTAATCATAATTATTACCAAAAGAAAGAAGTTTATTGGGATGTTTTTAAATCAATTTGGGATAACCTGAGAGCCGAAGGAATTGCTAAAAATTCTCTCGATTTTATTGATAATTCTGACTTGTTCAAGTATTCTCCTTACAAATCGCTTACGATTGAACAAAAAAATAGTCTGTTGACTATAATGAAAAATTTATTAGACAATACTTTTAAAAGTATTATTGTAGAAGGTGGAGCAGGAACTGGAAAAACGATTTTAGCCATTTTTCTCTTCAAATTATTAAATACCGATAACGATGATTTCAATTTTGAAGAATTTGGAGATGAGGAATTTGAATTCATGCAAATTGTTTATGAGCTAAAAAAGAAATATATTAATCCTAAAATGGCGTTAGTAGTTCCGATGTCATCTTTTAGAAATACTTTGAAAAAAGTATTTAAAAATATCAAAGGATTGAATGCTAAAATGGTTATTGGTCCTAGTGAAGTCGCTAATGATATATTCGACATACTTGTAGTAGACGAATCACATCGATTGAGGCGTCGTGTAAATTTAGGAGCATATTATGGTGCTTTTGATACTGCTTGTAAAAAGCTAGAATTTGATATAGAAAGTTGCAGTGAGCTGGATTGGATATTAAAACAATCTGAAACTTCAATTTTATTTTATGACGAAAATCAATCTATAAAACCATCCGATGCTAAAAAAGAAGATTTCGACAAACTAAAAGCGAACAGTTTTACTAAAATTGAATATTTAAAATCTCAGTTTAGAGTTAAAGGTGGTAACGATTATGTTCAATACATTGATGATTTACTTAATTGTCGCCTAAATACAACAGAATCAATATTTAATTCTAAAAATTATGCGTTTATACTTTTTGATTCAATCGAAGAATTAGTTGCAGAGATTAAACTAAGAGATAAAGAAAGTGGTCTTTCCAGATTAGTTGCGGGATATTCTTGGCAATGGATATCGAATAAAAACAAAGATTTATACGATATTAAAATTGAAAATACAGAACTAAAATGGAATAGTGTAGCTAGCGACTGGGTAAATTCACCAAACTCTATTAATGAAGTTGGATGTATACATACAACTCAAGGTTAGGACTTAAATTACACTGGAGTTATTTTTGGTAATGAAATCAGTTACGATAAAGTAAAAGATGAAATTGTAATTTTAAAAGAAAACTATTTTGATAAAAACGGGAAACAATCTATCAAAGACCCACAAGAATTGAAAGACTTTATTATAAACATATACAAAACGATAATGCTTAGAGGCATTAAAGGAACATATGTATATGTT
The Flavobacterium humidisoli DNA segment above includes these coding regions:
- a CDS encoding DUF4249 domain-containing protein; this translates as MNRALALLSLLFVFSFASCEDVVNLDLETGETKLVIDAEIIWKKGTDGKEQTIKISKTAPYYNNSTPKVSGAQVRVENSNGDVFTFNETEAGVYKCTNFIPVIDADYKLFIDAEGQSFTATEKLTSATPINKIEQKIVPDFGGEDVIELTFYYNDPADQVNFYVTDYQSEFLIYPEYEITNDEFYNGNEISTRYSHEDMKPGNTVKITHRGVSKNFFNYWKLILEASSSNPFSVPPGNIRGNIINTSDANNFAFGYFRLCEADQIDYLLK
- a CDS encoding GNAT family N-acetyltransferase — its product is MIFNLQPVLENDLCILYPLEEKDFDDLYKAASDPKIWEQHPNKDRWKKEVFENFFEGAMKSKGAFKIINKETEEVVGSTRFYDFDQEDDSIFIGYTFYAVSCWGKGFNLSVKNTMLDYLFQYVSKVKFHIGSENIRSQVAISRVGAKKVAEEEVAYFGEKPKLNFVYQINKEDWKIQKP
- a CDS encoding MgtC/SapB family protein, which codes for MEIEIIIRLLLAAFWGALIGAEREYRGKAAGLRTTIMISVGACFFTLMSEWIGGPGNPDRIASNIVTGLGFLCAGVIFRSDSHVSGITTAATIWSVAAVSMGVGAGYYFASACAALMILSILTLLTFLQNKIDFINEHKTLRITFKRSDDGHARCKELFSAYGVKSKLLTQRRNLDHVVLEWQIHGSKYALESLYASLLQDPIFEELVL
- a CDS encoding nucleotide pyrophosphohydrolase is translated as MDKYKIVIEELLKFRNERDWEQFHDSKNLALAISIEAAELNELFLWKKDSESENINIEKIKEELADILSYSFLLAEKHNLNVFDIVLDKIKLNAEKYPVEKAKGTAKKYNEL